In Vibrio alginolyticus NBRC 15630 = ATCC 17749, the sequence AATCGTCGAGTAACCGCATCAGTCGTTGGTTACAAAGGCGAGATAAAAAGAGAGTGGACAATATTCACAACTCTTCCAGAAAGGTAAAGTACCTGTTTTTGTTTGCTCTGCAAGCACAAAGCAAACAAAAACGAGTGAATACTTAACCTCAGAAAAGGAGCTTCGGCTCCTTTATTTTTACTCATTTCGACAACCGTATTATGCTTTAGGAATCGGCACTTTAGTGTTACTCTAGCCACGTCATAACAACGAGAGTTTTGAAATGAGCAAACTTACATCAGATATCCAAGCGAACCTTGACCTTTTTGTTGCAGAAACGAAAGAAAACCAATTGGTTTGGGGTTTACGCAATGAAGAAGGTTGGCTATCTTGCGATTCAACTGAATTCGAAAACAGCGAAGTCATGCCTTTCTGGTCTTCTAAAGAAGATGCAGAAGCACATAATGTTGAAGAATGGGCAGATTTTACTGTACTAGAAATCCCATTAGATATCTTTGTTGAAGATTGGCTTTTGACTCTTGCTGAAGATGGTGTTCTTGTTGGAACTAACTGGAACGATCAGTTAGAAGGCAAAGAAATGGAGCCTCAAGATCTAGCAAAGCTTTACATTGATTAAAGATTTCTGACCTCAACTTTATGTTGAGGTCTTTCTTTTTATGCCTCTTCTTTCAATATCTCGACCAAGTGCATAGTTTCACTACTCTTTTTCTTAGTACACCCAACTTAATCACAACGCTGATGCGTTAAAAGCGCTATGATAACTCAACTTTAAAGGCACCTTAAATTAAAGGCTCGTTTAAACATGCGCGTGCTCTATCCCTTGCTTGCGTCACTTTTGCTCACTCCAGTATATGCAAGCGACACTCAAGATATTGAACCAAACCAAAATATCACACAGTGGCACTCTGTCTACCAAACCACACTACGAAGCAACCCTGAGTCGGCATTGAGCATGCTTCAAGATCGCTACCATACAGCGAAATCGGACAGCGAAAAGCTCTACGTAAGTGGATTGATTTATGAATATATGTCAAACATAAATCAGCCTTACTACGGCAGCAGTCAAGTCTTAGACAACCCTTTTTCTCAATTAGAATCAGAATATATTCTTGCCTTAAATGAACGTAAGCATGGTAGTTACGAGGCCTCAGTAGATAGCTTTTCTTCTTTGCGACAGACAATGAAGAAAATATCCGATTCCGAAGGCAAGGCTCTGATGAACTATCAACTTTGTTATACGCTGAATCAACAAGGTCGTTATCACAAAGCAAACTTTTATTGCTCATCCATAGAGAGCCACTTAAATCATAAGCATCAAGAAAACTTCCCTGTTGATCTTGCTTTGCGCGTGGTAGCAAATAACTACAATTACCGTGGTGACTATGAAAAAGCCTTAAGTTTGTATCGACAGTTGATGGCCAACATGTCGACGCAAAGCGATCCTTCAGGGATTTACAATGACGTCGGCAATTTACTTGCAGAGCTGGGGCAATTTGAACAATCAGAGCAATATCTCATTCAAGCCTTACTGGTTCGCCAAGATGAAGGGACACCTCTTGAAGTTGCGCAAGTCGAACATAGTCTAGGAGCGATGTACAGAAAATCCAAAGAACTCGATAAGTCCATCAGCCACTACAAAAATGCATTAACGATTCTCGAACAACTTCATTATCCATACGGGCAAGGGTTGACCTATTTAGGGTTATCTGCTGCTTTGGCCGATTCTGGGCAATTGGATACCGCGGTAGATTACATTGGAAGAGC encodes:
- a CDS encoding DUF2750 domain-containing protein, with protein sequence MSKLTSDIQANLDLFVAETKENQLVWGLRNEEGWLSCDSTEFENSEVMPFWSSKEDAEAHNVEEWADFTVLEIPLDIFVEDWLLTLAEDGVLVGTNWNDQLEGKEMEPQDLAKLYID